One part of the Parabacteroides distasonis ATCC 8503 genome encodes these proteins:
- a CDS encoding DUF6722 family protein, translated as MGKWNDLQEQVKEGREREKARKENLGKFFYDLAKLTFAGVVICGVIPLYKNPNDFSQWVMLITGLGGTGMIAVCANRIFK; from the coding sequence ATGGGAAAATGGAATGATTTACAAGAACAAGTGAAGGAAGGGAGAGAACGAGAGAAAGCCCGAAAGGAGAATTTGGGAAAGTTCTTTTATGATTTGGCGAAACTGACTTTTGCGGGTGTAGTTATATGTGGGGTTATCCCGTTGTATAAGAATCCGAATGATTTTTCACAGTGGGTAATGCTCATAACAGGTTTAGGAGGTACAGGAATGATTGCGGTTTGTGCAAATAGAATATTTAAATAA
- a CDS encoding glycoside hydrolase family 130 protein yields MEQFQEKVNELFAKHETLLSRKNIPLEDGNGIFTRYQHPVLTAAHTPIFWRYDLNEKTNPYLMERIGMNATMNSGAIKWNDKYILMVRVEGSDRKSFFAVAESPNGVDNFRFWDYPVTMPDDLVPATNIYDMRLTAHEDGWVYGIFCAERHDPNAAPGDLSSATATAAIARTKDLKNWERLPDLKTKSQQRNVVLHPEFVNGKYALYTRPQDGFIDAGSGGGIGWALIDDITHAEVKEETIIDQRYYHTIKEVKNGEGPHPIKTPRGWLHLAHGVRGCAAGLRYVLYMYMTALEDPTRPIATPAGYFMAPENEERIGDVSNVLFSNGWIADEDGTVYIYYASSDTRMHVAVSTIDKLVDYCMNTPADGLTTTASVETLKKLIDRNLPLLK; encoded by the coding sequence ATGGAACAATTTCAAGAAAAAGTAAACGAACTCTTCGCTAAACACGAAACCTTGTTAAGCCGGAAAAATATCCCTTTAGAAGACGGAAACGGAATCTTCACCCGTTATCAACACCCTGTACTGACAGCTGCGCATACCCCGATCTTCTGGAGATATGACTTAAATGAAAAGACAAACCCCTACTTGATGGAACGCATCGGCATGAACGCAACCATGAACTCCGGTGCGATCAAATGGAATGACAAATATATATTAATGGTACGTGTAGAAGGAAGCGACCGTAAATCCTTCTTCGCCGTAGCCGAAAGCCCGAACGGAGTAGACAATTTCCGCTTTTGGGATTACCCGGTAACCATGCCGGACGATCTTGTCCCGGCCACGAATATTTACGACATGCGCCTAACCGCTCATGAAGACGGCTGGGTTTACGGAATCTTTTGCGCCGAGCGCCATGACCCGAACGCAGCTCCCGGAGATCTATCCTCGGCAACCGCCACGGCAGCTATCGCCCGGACAAAAGACTTGAAAAACTGGGAACGTCTCCCGGATTTAAAGACCAAGAGCCAACAACGTAACGTCGTATTACATCCGGAATTCGTAAATGGTAAATACGCCCTTTACACCCGCCCCCAAGACGGATTTATCGACGCAGGAAGTGGCGGTGGTATCGGATGGGCCTTGATTGATGATATCACGCACGCCGAAGTCAAGGAAGAAACCATCATCGACCAACGTTACTACCATACGATCAAGGAAGTGAAAAATGGCGAAGGCCCCCACCCGATCAAGACACCGAGAGGTTGGTTACATCTCGCCCATGGCGTACGGGGATGCGCCGCCGGATTACGTTACGTGCTTTATATGTATATGACCGCATTGGAAGATCCCACGAGACCTATCGCCACACCCGCCGGCTATTTCATGGCTCCGGAAAATGAGGAACGGATCGGCGATGTATCCAACGTTTTATTCTCTAACGGATGGATCGCGGATGAGGATGGAACCGTGTATATTTACTATGCGTCTTCCGATACCCGTATGCACGTGGCTGTATCCACAATCGATAAATTGGTAGATTACTGCATGAACACTCCGGCCGACGGGCTGACTACGACCGCATCTGTCGAGACGCTGAAAAAGCTAATCGATCGAAATCTTCCACTCCTGAAATAA
- a CDS encoding DUF6057 family protein, translated as MENTRKYRYIRGIASLLFGCAICLFWGLYYPHHLHYHEQFQLFLFTPEYGIDKCLHPGGIAEYIAEFLTQFYYFAWAGATILAIVLVLIQRQINWLAKQMGASDFWYPFSFLPSILLWVFLCDENALLAFPVSITLALFALIIQRKITHPWGRIIYTLLIMPVLYWIVGGGAYFIFVIGVAIGHCIKPVPIVSNKSYIWIPIYILLGILCPLLAQSLTQYPLLSLMTGIDYYRFPMIVPNTLLLVIATVAITPGALALLPPPVKSTKAWMGIISTLLLIGGGTWIYAASNSDKEEAMKYDYLTRMKQWNQIIKAAENKEPNSPFSVTCLNLALAKTGQLGDRMFHFYQNGTEGLIPTFQRDFTSPLPTSEIFYHLGMINSSQRYMFEAMEAIPDYKKSGRAYMRLAETNLINGQYAVAAKYLRALQHTLFYKKWATNAMSYLNNDEKIEKHPEWGWLRKARYTEDFLFSDTEMDVMLGLLLQHNKSNRMAFEYMLAYVLQKKDLERFMKYYPLGKDLGYNHIPISYQEALIFIWTQQHPNFQGLPWSISRNVLEGVSEFARVYMTQKDSEPILRPKYEKTFWYYLLFRK; from the coding sequence ATGGAAAATACACGTAAATATAGATACATAAGAGGAATCGCCTCCTTATTATTCGGCTGTGCGATTTGCCTGTTTTGGGGACTTTATTATCCTCATCATTTACATTACCACGAGCAATTCCAGTTATTCCTGTTCACGCCGGAATATGGAATCGACAAATGTCTCCATCCCGGAGGCATCGCTGAATATATAGCGGAGTTCCTGACGCAATTCTATTATTTCGCTTGGGCAGGGGCTACGATCTTGGCGATCGTTCTCGTGCTTATCCAACGGCAAATAAACTGGCTGGCCAAACAAATGGGGGCTTCCGACTTTTGGTATCCGTTCAGCTTTCTCCCCTCTATCCTGCTCTGGGTATTTTTATGTGATGAGAATGCCCTGCTGGCATTCCCTGTCTCCATAACTCTCGCCCTCTTCGCCTTAATCATCCAGCGAAAAATCACTCATCCATGGGGACGAATAATCTATACGCTCCTAATAATGCCGGTACTCTACTGGATCGTAGGTGGTGGGGCCTATTTCATCTTCGTTATCGGAGTAGCAATCGGGCATTGCATCAAACCCGTACCAATCGTATCCAACAAATCCTATATATGGATTCCTATCTACATCTTGCTTGGAATCCTATGCCCCCTATTGGCACAAAGCCTTACGCAATATCCATTGCTTAGCCTCATGACCGGCATCGATTATTATCGTTTCCCCATGATCGTTCCCAACACCCTGTTACTTGTTATTGCTACCGTTGCCATAACCCCCGGGGCACTTGCTTTACTTCCCCCGCCCGTAAAGAGCACTAAGGCATGGATGGGTATTATCTCCACCCTGCTCCTTATCGGTGGCGGCACATGGATCTATGCCGCCAGCAATTCGGATAAGGAGGAGGCTATGAAATACGACTACCTCACCCGCATGAAACAATGGAACCAGATCATCAAGGCGGCGGAAAACAAAGAGCCTAATTCTCCTTTCTCCGTGACCTGCTTAAATCTGGCTCTCGCCAAGACCGGGCAATTAGGGGATCGCATGTTCCATTTCTACCAAAATGGAACGGAAGGATTGATCCCCACCTTCCAAAGAGATTTCACCTCACCGCTCCCTACCAGCGAGATATTCTATCATCTGGGAATGATCAACTCCTCACAACGCTATATGTTCGAAGCGATGGAGGCTATCCCCGACTATAAGAAAAGCGGACGTGCCTATATGCGTCTGGCCGAGACCAACTTGATCAATGGACAATACGCTGTCGCCGCCAAATACCTGCGGGCTTTGCAGCATACCTTGTTCTATAAGAAATGGGCGACCAACGCCATGAGCTATCTAAATAACGATGAAAAGATAGAGAAGCATCCCGAATGGGGATGGTTGAGAAAAGCCCGATATACAGAAGATTTCTTGTTCAGCGACACGGAAATGGATGTCATGCTAGGCTTATTGCTGCAACATAACAAAAGTAACCGGATGGCTTTCGAGTATATGTTAGCCTATGTCTTGCAAAAGAAGGATCTGGAACGTTTCATGAAATATTATCCGCTGGGAAAAGATCTGGGCTATAACCACATACCCATCTCTTATCAAGAGGCATTGATTTTCATTTGGACACAGCAGCATCCTAATTTCCAAGGCCTTCCTTGGAGCATCTCCCGCAACGTATTGGAAGGGGTAAGCGAGTTCGCCCGTGTTTATATGACGCAGAAAGACTCCGAGCCTATCCTTCGCCCAAAATACGAGAAGACATTTTGGTATTACTTATTATTCAGAAAATAA
- a CDS encoding DUF4369 domain-containing protein: protein MKYLFIGVFTLLCLFACQSNDSKYIIEGTLPTAQQDGEWIYLAPMENASIENIDSTRIENARFTFQGTGEEMKVLRMRILLRLKFQELLVVTEPGVTSVRIDSISSASGTPQNDALQHWKDRKQKTDGESYALWTALKTCSPGDSIRIKQTWDSLRVETQAFNYAFMKEHINQTVGKFLYKMIKTSLTEEQRKELDEANH from the coding sequence ATGAAATATCTATTTATAGGAGTATTCACTTTATTGTGCCTATTTGCCTGTCAATCTAACGATTCCAAATACATCATAGAAGGCACCCTACCCACCGCACAGCAGGATGGGGAATGGATTTATCTGGCACCCATGGAAAACGCCTCAATCGAAAATATCGATTCTACGAGAATAGAGAACGCACGGTTTACTTTCCAAGGAACGGGAGAAGAGATGAAAGTCCTCCGTATGCGCATCCTTTTGCGTCTCAAGTTCCAAGAGCTACTGGTCGTAACGGAACCGGGTGTGACCTCAGTACGGATAGACTCCATCAGCTCGGCCTCCGGTACACCGCAAAACGACGCCTTGCAACATTGGAAAGACCGTAAGCAAAAGACCGATGGCGAATCCTATGCCCTATGGACAGCGCTTAAGACCTGCTCGCCGGGAGATTCCATCCGCATCAAGCAGACATGGGATTCCTTGAGAGTAGAGACGCAAGCTTTTAATTATGCGTTCATGAAAGAACATATCAACCAAACGGTCGGGAAATTCCTCTATAAGATGATAAAAACCTCCTTGACCGAAGAGCAACGAAAGGAACTGGATGAAGCGAATCATTAA
- a CDS encoding TolB family protein: MKEARIMKENITYYLVWIICLLAGCTPTPKQIEDTTDPIPMYPDYTDIMIPTNIAPLNFLLRNDADAMQVTLKGKSKEIQLSFGKKAIFPLNLWESLLEQEVGNRLQITVVARIKGKWLRYPSFYWQVVPEKLDSYISYRLIEPGYEVWNKIQLCEREINSFEERIIADNKDTDGSCMNCHIYGNKKGSLSMFHLRGKQGGTLLNRNGHLRKLKLSNDSLPNGAVYGDFHPSGQFAVFSTNIIIPAFHSLGSKRLEVYDTTSDLVVADFRKKQLITSPLTSRKDELETFPTFSPDGNWIYYCSAPIQPLPDSIHNLKYSLCRISFHKDTKEWGRQIETVWDAQKHNGSACHPKISPDGKYLLFTVADYGTFPIWHRETDLHMMNLQTGKIDTLPAVNSDKSDTYHSWSSNSHWFVFASKRDDGLYGKPYFSYVDSTGKAYKPFVLPQEDPEHYDITLKSYNIPELSTSELPFDAEDVQEIYYDEEAETFK; this comes from the coding sequence ATGAAAGAAGCAAGAATCATGAAAGAGAACATAACCTATTACCTCGTCTGGATAATCTGCTTGCTGGCAGGATGTACCCCTACCCCGAAGCAAATAGAGGATACCACAGACCCAATCCCCATGTATCCCGATTATACGGATATCATGATTCCCACGAATATTGCCCCTCTCAACTTCTTATTGAGAAACGATGCGGACGCTATGCAAGTAACCTTAAAAGGGAAATCAAAAGAGATACAATTATCTTTCGGAAAGAAAGCTATTTTCCCTTTAAACCTATGGGAAAGCCTTTTAGAGCAGGAAGTGGGCAACCGCCTGCAAATAACCGTAGTCGCCCGTATCAAGGGTAAATGGCTCCGTTACCCCTCTTTCTACTGGCAAGTAGTTCCGGAGAAACTGGATAGTTATATAAGCTACCGGCTTATCGAACCGGGTTACGAGGTATGGAACAAAATCCAATTATGCGAACGGGAGATTAATTCTTTTGAAGAACGGATTATCGCCGACAACAAAGATACCGACGGTTCTTGCATGAACTGCCATATTTACGGAAATAAGAAAGGAAGTTTATCCATGTTCCATTTACGGGGAAAGCAAGGAGGCACCCTGCTGAACCGTAACGGACATTTGAGGAAGTTGAAATTGAGCAACGACAGTCTGCCGAATGGGGCTGTCTATGGCGATTTCCATCCATCGGGGCAGTTCGCCGTTTTTTCCACGAATATTATCATCCCTGCTTTTCATTCGTTAGGAAGTAAGCGGTTGGAAGTCTATGACACAACCTCCGACCTAGTGGTCGCCGATTTCAGAAAGAAACAACTCATCACCTCCCCATTGACTAGCCGGAAGGATGAGTTAGAGACCTTCCCTACCTTTTCGCCCGATGGGAACTGGATCTATTATTGCTCCGCTCCCATCCAGCCGTTGCCCGATAGCATCCATAACCTAAAATATTCCCTATGCCGCATATCTTTCCATAAAGATACCAAGGAATGGGGCCGACAGATCGAAACCGTATGGGATGCCCAGAAGCATAATGGCTCCGCCTGCCATCCCAAGATATCGCCCGACGGTAAATACCTACTTTTCACGGTAGCCGATTATGGAACCTTCCCGATCTGGCACCGAGAAACAGACCTGCATATGATGAACCTCCAGACCGGGAAGATAGATACCTTACCTGCCGTCAACTCCGATAAATCGGATACCTACCATAGTTGGTCCTCTAACAGCCATTGGTTTGTCTTTGCCAGTAAGCGGGATGACGGACTATACGGAAAGCCTTATTTCTCTTACGTGGATAGTACGGGAAAAGCCTATAAACCTTTCGTTCTCCCGCAAGAGGATCCGGAACATTACGATATCACGTTGAAATCTTATAATATACCTGAATTATCCACTAGCGAGCTTCCTTTCGACGCTGAAGATGTACAAGAAATCTACTACGACGAGGAAGCTGAGACTTTTAAATAA
- a CDS encoding DUF6057 family protein: protein MKRIIKQDLSITLAVLAIAIFAFFFWMYPYHLFHKEQMMLFLYSGEFLRGYFQEEAWLACLTGDFLTQFFYYIGGGPFILSVVLTLFALLTYQTFRQFVSKRYALPLMILLVLWEAGRSCGLAYPLSATLSLIGAEGVFLLYSRSQTEGQRLLTCIPAMLLCYWCFGYGAWLCLALMLAAGIIAHHQKLSALLAAGILLLPATQYPATTWWSKPDLDREYVLSLDVEHYFGNIQKMRKHLETDRQILWVTYYRNLYNATHPSEINSPVSLSRNLLAWNQPGTNGLILPVNPSASFLSILFANELWFTLGDMTMAEHCAMLSMIFSPRNSGSRMIKRLAEINLVNGDDEAALKYLRILDKTLLHKSWAEKRIPGQQTPRVKEWLEKKRRDIPTQDHLRSGNDAVTSLRNLVASNAGNLRAYEYLLCYHLLSKDLRSFVEDYVPGKVSSSIFAEALLIHLARQGNIRAEELIKYQIPVKIAKEFADYTRLYEAKDTSLKEKYGKTYWFYYHFATTEPGKESKP from the coding sequence ATGAAGCGAATCATTAAACAGGATCTGTCGATCACGCTAGCGGTACTGGCGATAGCGATCTTCGCTTTCTTCTTCTGGATGTACCCCTATCATTTGTTCCACAAAGAGCAAATGATGCTGTTCTTGTACAGCGGCGAGTTTCTCCGTGGATATTTTCAGGAGGAAGCGTGGCTGGCTTGTCTCACCGGCGATTTCCTCACGCAATTCTTTTATTATATCGGGGGAGGCCCGTTCATCCTAAGCGTTGTCTTAACTTTATTTGCCCTGCTTACCTATCAGACATTCCGGCAATTCGTCAGCAAGAGATACGCCCTTCCTCTTATGATACTACTTGTATTATGGGAGGCCGGAAGGTCTTGCGGACTCGCCTATCCGTTATCCGCGACTCTCTCCTTGATCGGAGCAGAAGGTGTTTTCCTGTTATATAGCCGGAGCCAAACTGAGGGGCAACGTCTTCTTACCTGCATTCCCGCCATGCTTCTTTGCTATTGGTGCTTCGGGTACGGGGCATGGCTCTGTCTGGCCCTTATGCTGGCCGCCGGAATCATAGCGCACCATCAAAAGCTAAGTGCCCTGCTTGCGGCAGGTATATTACTTCTTCCAGCGACCCAATATCCCGCTACCACTTGGTGGAGTAAGCCGGATCTCGACCGGGAGTATGTACTCAGCCTCGATGTGGAACATTATTTCGGAAATATACAAAAGATGAGGAAACATCTCGAGACAGACCGCCAAATCCTTTGGGTGACCTATTACCGGAACCTGTACAATGCCACGCATCCGTCCGAGATCAACTCACCCGTATCTCTCTCCCGGAACCTCCTAGCGTGGAATCAACCGGGTACGAATGGGTTGATCCTCCCCGTGAACCCATCCGCTTCTTTTCTCTCTATCCTATTCGCTAACGAGTTATGGTTTACGTTAGGAGATATGACCATGGCCGAGCATTGCGCCATGCTAAGTATGATCTTCTCTCCCCGCAATTCGGGTAGCCGTATGATCAAACGGCTGGCTGAGATCAATCTGGTCAATGGGGATGATGAGGCAGCTCTTAAATATCTACGTATATTAGACAAGACACTCCTTCATAAAAGCTGGGCCGAAAAGAGAATACCCGGTCAGCAAACCCCGCGAGTAAAGGAGTGGCTGGAGAAGAAACGCAGAGACATCCCGACCCAAGACCATCTACGTTCCGGTAACGATGCCGTGACTTCCTTACGGAACTTAGTCGCCTCGAACGCCGGCAATCTCCGTGCTTACGAATACTTACTCTGCTATCATTTACTCTCTAAAGATCTCCGTTCTTTTGTAGAAGATTATGTACCGGGTAAGGTCTCTAGTTCCATTTTCGCCGAGGCCCTGCTGATCCATCTCGCCCGCCAAGGTAATATCCGTGCGGAAGAGCTTATAAAATACCAAATCCCGGTAAAGATAGCGAAAGAATTCGCCGATTATACCCGGCTTTATGAGGCAAAGGACACGAGTTTGAAAGAGAAATACGGCAAGACCTATTGGTTCTATTATCATTTTGCGACCACAGAGCCCGGAAAGGAGAGTAAGCCATGA
- a CDS encoding PD40 domain-containing protein, with the protein MRKLILLYSICIALFTACGNSVVSPEQIEKYPSIYPDYIGVTIPATIAPMNFSYTDTSYERIDVIVKGHQGKEVHINAKHVNFPEKEWKQLLNSNQGDSLLFTVSIKQKGKWSTYKPFPMYISPHPIDYGLVYRKIAPGYEVYSRMGIYERDLSSHKERPLVENTLVKGMCVNCHAFNRTDPSHFSLHIRGTHGATFMRTGNKDEYLNTKTDQTIAACVYPYWHPGGEYIAYSTNNTRQSFHTVKDERVEVLDLESDVVVYHPADHHLLLCDSLQKKDRFETFPAFSPDGRTLYFCSAEAKKIPEEYKEIRYNLCSIDFDPSTGTFGSRIDTLVNAEALGKSVSFPRPSYDGKYIMFTLSDYGNFSIWHKEANLWLLDLTSGDLRELSEVNSDDTESFHNWSSNSRWFVFSSRRGDGLYTRLYLASMDENGKISKPFLLPQEDPETYYDRSVYSYNVPDFVNAPILLDTKVFEKRITSKERIQVQVGN; encoded by the coding sequence ATGAGAAAGCTTATCTTATTATATAGTATATGTATAGCGTTATTTACCGCTTGTGGGAATTCGGTAGTATCCCCCGAACAAATAGAGAAATACCCGTCCATCTATCCGGATTATATCGGGGTGACAATACCCGCCACGATAGCACCTATGAATTTCTCTTATACGGATACCTCCTATGAGCGGATAGATGTTATCGTAAAAGGGCACCAAGGCAAAGAGGTACATATAAACGCAAAGCATGTCAATTTCCCGGAAAAAGAGTGGAAACAACTGCTCAACTCCAATCAAGGCGATAGTTTACTCTTTACTGTCAGTATCAAGCAAAAGGGTAAATGGAGTACTTACAAACCTTTCCCCATGTACATCAGCCCCCACCCGATCGATTACGGCCTAGTATACCGAAAGATCGCTCCCGGTTATGAAGTCTATAGCCGTATGGGTATTTATGAGCGTGATCTATCGTCTCATAAAGAAAGACCTTTGGTGGAAAACACGCTGGTCAAAGGTATGTGCGTAAACTGCCATGCCTTCAATCGTACGGACCCGAGCCATTTCAGTCTTCACATCCGAGGGACGCATGGAGCCACTTTTATGAGAACCGGCAATAAGGATGAATACCTCAACACGAAAACAGATCAGACAATCGCCGCTTGCGTCTATCCCTACTGGCATCCCGGAGGCGAATATATAGCGTATTCCACGAACAACACCCGGCAATCGTTCCATACGGTTAAGGACGAGCGGGTAGAAGTCTTGGATTTGGAATCTGATGTAGTCGTTTATCATCCGGCAGATCATCATCTACTTCTTTGCGATTCTTTGCAAAAGAAAGACAGGTTCGAGACCTTCCCCGCATTCTCCCCGGATGGTCGTACGCTTTACTTTTGTTCCGCCGAGGCTAAAAAGATTCCCGAAGAATATAAAGAGATAAGATATAATTTATGTAGTATCGATTTCGATCCCTCTACCGGTACATTCGGGAGCCGTATCGATACGTTGGTGAACGCTGAGGCTTTAGGGAAAAGCGTATCTTTTCCCCGCCCTTCCTATGACGGCAAATATATTATGTTCACCTTATCCGATTACGGAAACTTTTCGATCTGGCATAAAGAGGCGAATCTATGGTTACTGGACTTGACAAGCGGAGACCTCCGCGAGCTATCCGAAGTAAATAGCGATGATACCGAAAGCTTTCACAACTGGAGTAGCAACTCCCGCTGGTTTGTCTTCAGTAGCCGCCGGGGTGACGGCCTTTATACCCGCCTTTATCTGGCAAGCATGGATGAGAATGGCAAGATAAGCAAGCCCTTTCTCCTTCCCCAGGAAGATCCGGAAACCTATTACGATCGCTCTGTCTATTCCTATAATGTCCCGGATTTCGTCAATGCCCCTATTCTGCTGGACACGAAAGTATTTGAGAAGAGGATAACTTCAAAAGAGCGTATACAGGTTCAAGTTGGGAACTAG
- a CDS encoding glycoside hydrolase family 26 protein — translation MKNTKLITMLCLGALIACSPSKKGLEPTSEQVSPRERLIENLRAIPQKGIMFGHHDDTVYGIGWEFDEGGSDVQKVCGDYPAVISFDLGEIELGGDKSLDKVPFEKIRKEIINQYNRGGLVSLSWHPRNPKTGGDAWDVSDHAVVKSILPEGENYEKFQSWLGKVNDFILSLKTSDSTKIPVLFRPWHEHTGSWFWWGQNLCTTDEYKALWRMTADYLNAHGAADQIVYAYSTGTEPRDQASYLERYPGHDLIDVLGFDAYQREDKDFFLKSMDTSLSVIDSIGKANHKIIAITETGYEGVPDSTWWTGTLLPAMEKYPVAYVLVWRNAREKVTHFFGPYPGQASAEDFKKFFENPKTLFASDINLYK, via the coding sequence ATGAAGAACACGAAATTAATTACCATGTTATGCCTAGGGGCACTAATCGCCTGTTCACCGTCGAAGAAAGGACTAGAACCGACAAGCGAACAGGTTTCGCCGAGAGAACGTTTAATAGAGAACCTACGTGCGATTCCACAAAAAGGAATCATGTTCGGACATCACGATGATACGGTTTATGGCATCGGATGGGAATTTGACGAAGGAGGCTCAGACGTGCAAAAAGTATGCGGCGATTATCCGGCCGTTATCAGCTTTGATCTTGGAGAGATCGAACTCGGGGGAGATAAAAGCCTTGATAAAGTACCTTTCGAGAAAATACGCAAGGAAATCATCAACCAATATAACCGGGGAGGCTTGGTATCTTTAAGTTGGCATCCCCGTAACCCTAAAACCGGAGGGGACGCTTGGGACGTATCAGACCATGCTGTCGTGAAATCGATCCTTCCGGAAGGGGAGAACTATGAGAAATTCCAAAGTTGGCTAGGCAAAGTGAATGATTTCATCCTTTCCTTGAAAACAAGCGATAGCACCAAGATTCCCGTCCTATTCCGTCCTTGGCACGAACACACCGGAAGTTGGTTCTGGTGGGGACAGAATTTATGTACCACGGATGAATACAAGGCGCTATGGCGAATGACCGCCGATTATCTAAACGCTCACGGAGCGGCAGACCAGATCGTTTACGCTTATTCCACAGGTACGGAGCCGCGGGATCAAGCGTCTTATCTGGAACGTTACCCCGGACATGACTTGATCGACGTCCTAGGCTTCGACGCTTACCAACGGGAAGATAAGGATTTCTTCTTGAAAAGCATGGATACCAGTCTTTCCGTAATAGACAGCATAGGCAAAGCCAACCATAAGATCATAGCGATCACGGAGACCGGCTACGAAGGGGTACCAGACTCCACATGGTGGACGGGAACCCTGCTGCCTGCCATGGAGAAATATCCGGTCGCTTATGTATTGGTATGGAGAAACGCCCGTGAAAAAGTCACTCACTTCTTTGGCCCTTATCCCGGACAAGCCTCTGCCGAGGATTTCAAGAAGTTCTTTGAAAATCCGAAAACATTGTTCGCCTCCGATATCAACCTATATAAATAA